The Paraburkholderia sp. SOS3 genome includes a region encoding these proteins:
- the lipA gene encoding lipoyl synthase, which translates to MTDVTANLAGQSSANTGAAPAAPTAYDATAKQKAQAKTARIPIKIVPIEKLKKPDWIRVKAATGNSRFYEIKQILREHNLHTVCEEASCPNIGECFGKGTATFMIMGDKCTRRCPFCDVGHGRPDPLDADEPLNLARTIAALRLKYVVITSVDRDDLRDGGAAHFVECIEKTRELSPETRIEILTPDFRGRLDRALGILNAAPPDVMNHNLETVPRLYKEARPGSDYAHSLKLLKDFKALHPDVATKSGLMVGLGETEEEILQVMRDLRAHDVDMLTIGQYLQPSEHHLPVRAYVHPDTFRMYEEEAYKMGFTHAAVGAMVRSSYHADVQAHGAGVV; encoded by the coding sequence ATGACTGACGTTACCGCGAACCTCGCAGGCCAATCCTCTGCCAATACTGGCGCGGCCCCTGCGGCCCCTACCGCTTACGACGCGACCGCCAAGCAGAAGGCACAGGCGAAAACAGCGCGCATTCCGATCAAGATCGTTCCGATCGAAAAACTGAAGAAGCCGGACTGGATCCGCGTAAAGGCGGCGACCGGCAATTCGCGCTTTTACGAAATCAAGCAGATCCTGCGTGAGCACAACCTGCATACCGTGTGCGAGGAAGCGAGTTGCCCGAATATCGGCGAATGCTTCGGCAAGGGCACGGCCACGTTCATGATCATGGGCGACAAATGCACGCGCCGCTGCCCATTCTGCGATGTCGGCCACGGCCGGCCCGATCCGCTCGACGCCGATGAGCCGCTCAATCTCGCACGCACGATCGCGGCGTTGCGGCTGAAGTACGTGGTGATCACGAGCGTCGATCGCGACGATCTGCGCGACGGAGGCGCGGCGCACTTCGTCGAATGCATCGAGAAGACGCGTGAGCTGTCGCCCGAGACGCGCATCGAGATTCTGACGCCGGATTTCCGCGGGCGTCTCGATCGTGCGCTCGGCATCCTGAACGCGGCTCCGCCCGATGTGATGAATCACAACCTGGAAACGGTGCCGCGTCTGTACAAGGAGGCGCGTCCGGGCTCCGACTACGCGCACTCGCTGAAGCTGCTCAAAGACTTCAAGGCGCTGCATCCCGACGTCGCCACGAAGTCCGGGCTGATGGTAGGGCTTGGGGAGACCGAAGAAGAAATCCTGCAGGTGATGCGCGACCTGCGCGCGCACGATGTGGACATGTTGACGATCGGCCAGTATCTGCAGCCGTCCGAACACCACCTGCCGGTGCGCGCTTACGTGCACCCCGACACCTTCAGGATGTACGAAGAAGAAGCCTACAAGATGGGCTTCACGCACGCGGCCGTCGGCGCGATGGTGCGTTCGAGCTACCACGCCGATGTGCAGGCGCACGGAGCAGGAGTGGTCTGA